In Methanobacterium petrolearium, the following proteins share a genomic window:
- a CDS encoding zinc ribbon-containing protein, which yields MITYKCGQKPGIGRYVCISCGEDLRLNDTTDALPPCANCHKCEFRRG from the coding sequence ATGATAACATATAAGTGCGGGCAAAAACCAGGAATTGGTCGTTACGTTTGTATTAGTTGTGGTGAAGATCTTCGCTTAAACGATACAACTGATGCGTTACCACCCTGTGCCAACTGTCATAAGTGTGAATTTAGAAGAGGTTAA